DNA from Sphaerodactylus townsendi isolate TG3544 linkage group LG08, MPM_Stown_v2.3, whole genome shotgun sequence:
cccccacccccccccccccccacccccccccccccccacccccccccccccccacccccccccccccccacccccccccccccccacccccccccccccccacccccccccccccccacccccccccccccccacccccccccccccccacccccccccccccccacccccccccccccccacccccccccccccccacccccccccccccccacccccccccccccccacccccccccccccccacccccccccccccccacccccccccccccccacccccccccccccccacccccccccccccccacccccccccccccccacccccccccccccccacccccccccccccccacccccccccccccccacccccccccccccccacccccccccccccccacccccccccccccccacccccccccccccccacccccccccccccccacccccccccccccccacccccccccccccccacccccccccccccccacccccccccccccccacccccccccccccccacccccccccccccccacccccccccccccccacccccccccccccccacccccccccccccccacccccccccccccccacccccccccccccccacccccccccccccccacccccccccccccccacccccccccccccccacccccccccccccccacccccccccccccccacccccccccccccccacccccccccccccccacccccccccccccccacccccccccccccccacccccccccccccccacccccccccccccccacccccccccccccccacccccccccccccccacccccccccccccccacccccccccccccccacccccccccccccccacccccccccccccccacccccccccccccccacccccccccccccccacccccccccccccccacccccccccccccccacccccccccccccccacccccccccccccccacccccccccccccccacccccccccccccccacccccccccccccccacccccccccccccccacccccccccccccccacccccccccccccccacccccccccccccccacccccccccccccccacccccccccccccccacccccccccccccccacccccccccccccccacccccccccccccccacccccccccccccccacccccccccccccccacccccccccccccccacccccccccccccccacccccccccccccccacccccccccccccccacccccccccccccccacccccccccccccccacccccccccccccccacccccccccccccccacccccccccccccccacccccccccccccccacccccccccccccccacccccccccccccccacccccccccccccccacccccccccccccccacccccccccccccccacccccccccccccccacccccccccccccccacccccccccccccccacccccccccccccccacccccccccccccccacccccccccccccccacccccccccccccccacccccccccccccccacccccccccccccccacccccccccccccccacccccccccccccccacccccccccccccccacccccccccccccccacccccccccccccccacccccccccccccccacccccccccccccccacccccccccccccccacccccccccccccccacccccccccccccccacccccccccccccccacccccccccccccccacccccccccccccccacccccccccccccccacccccccccccccccacccccccccccccccacccccccccccccccacccccccccccccccacccccccccccccccacccccccccccccccacccccccccccccccacccccccccccccccacccccccccccccccacccccccccccccccacccccccccccccccacccccccccccccccacccccccccccccccacccccccccccccccacccccccccccccccacccccccccccccccacccccccccccccccacccccccccccccccacccccccccccccccacccccccccccccccacccccccccccccccacccccccccccccccacccccccccccccccacccccccccccccccacccccccccccccccacccccccccccccccacccccccccccccccacccccccccccccccacccccccccccccccacccccccccccccccacccccccccccccccacccccccccccccccacccccccccccccccacccccccccccccccacccccccccccccccacccccccccccccccacccccccccccccccacccccccccccccccacccccccccccccccacccccccccccccccacccccccccccccccacccccccccccccccacccccccccccccccacccccccccccccccacccccccccccccccacccccccccccccccacccccccccccccccacccccccccccccccacccccccccccccccacccccccccccccccacccccccccccccccacccccccccccccccacccccccccccccccacccccccccccccccacccccccccccccccacccccccccccccccacccccccccccccccacccccccccccccccacccccccccccccccacccccccccccccccacccccccccccccccacccccccccccccccacccccccccccccccacccccccccccccccacccccccccccccccacccccccccccccccacccccccccccccccacccccccccccccccacccccccccccccccacccccccccccccccacccccccccccccccacccccccccccccccacccccccccccccccacccccccccccccccacccccccccccccccacccccccccccccccacccccccccccccccacccccccccccccccacccccccccccccccacccccccccccccccacccccccccccccccacccccccccccccccacccccccccccccccacccccccccccccccacccccccccccccccacccccccccccccccacccccccccccccccacccccccccccccccacccccccccccccccacccccccccccccccacccccccccccccccacccccccccccccccacccccccccccccccacccccccccccccccacccccccccccccccacccccccccccccccacccccccccccccccacccccccccccccccacccccccccccccccacccccccccccccccacccccccccccccccacccccccccccccccacccccccccccccccacccccccccccccccacccccccccccccccaccccccccccccccctcccccccccccccctacccccccccccccccccccccccccccccccaccccctttgcctCCCTTCCAGCGGCCTTTTTTACAGCATCTTCACGGACCAACTGAAGTGCAATTTGAACATCATCAACTTGGATCCGGAGGTCAACCCCGAAGGGTTTGGCATACTTCTGGAGTTCATGTACACCTCCCGCCTCAACTTGAGGGAGAGCAACATAGTGGCTGTCATGACCACCGCCCTCTACCTGCAGATGGAACATGTAGTGGACACGTGCCGCAGACTTCTGAGCTCCAGGTGAGCCAGGCAAATGCGTGATGGGCGTGCCTTTGCCACTAGCTTGTACAGCCTCAAAATGGTATGATCTGAACGCAAGGGATAAGCTGAGCTTTCTGATGTGGTACACcacagtgtcaaactcgcggccctccagatgttatggactacagttcccatcatcccctgtcagcatgatgctggcaggggatgatgggaactgtagtccataacatctggagggccgcgagtttgacacctgtgtggtaCACTCTCTCCTCCCTTTGTGGTAGCAAGcctttatcgctgcttttaaagatttagccattttatgttatattatgtttattgttgtacaccgcccggagcccctcggggatagggcggtataaaaatctaataaatacatacatacatacatacatacatacattggcatagacaacaatacaacaataataaaaaacggattaaaaagcatatacaatacaggaaataaatgttaggtcgaaggaaatctactggcgtttagtaatttccaggagaaagtccgccactatcatacagagagaaggatcaggattgtccaacaagtagtgtaatctaattaaatcggggagatggggtaaatgaaAAAggagtagtgtaatctaattaaatcggggagatggggtaaatgtaaaggagtaagattcacatacttggatctgatttccttgaatccgAGACAGTATAAATCCCCAAACTTTCCTCCTGAGATGTTCTTTCCTAAGGACTTCTTGAATGGTTTCCCAGTTTGCTCacatgtaatggttaagagtggtgaactctaatctagaaaactaggtttgattccccactcgtccacatgagctgcggacttttatctggtgagccagatgtgttttcccccactcctacattcctgctgtttTTATCAATGGTGGAATCACCATCTTATGAATTAACACagactctctctgtctctctctctttctgtgtgtgtgtgttcagtgaaGCAGAGATGATGTCTGCTATGAAGACTCCCCGGGATGAGTTCTTGCCCAATCGGATGCTGAGTCATCCCGAGATGATGGCGTACAGGACCAGGGATATGCCGGAGAACGGCATGCCTCTTCGGAACGGGCCGATTTGTGACGGGCGGGCCTTTGCCACTAGCTTGTACAGCAGCTTGTCAGGGTCCCCCCTGTCCTACACTGGATACGGCCCCATGCCCGTCAATGGCTACCTTTTCTCAGACGAAGAACTGCGAGAGTCAAGGATGCCCTTAGGGTCGGACGTTTCGAGGGCCAACCTTTTCTCGCGGGAACGGGCGCCGCCGTGCAACATCTCGCGGGCGGGCGCCCCCGAATACACCAGGGCCATCACCGACGTCTCCCCCAACATGTGCCGCGCCACCGTCTACTCTCCGAAAGAGGCCACCGCTGAGGACGTCAAGAGCGACCCGCACTACAGCCCGGGCCCCAAGCCGGCGACCCCGCTGGCTCGGAACAACCCCTACTTCGACAAAGTGggcaaggaagaagagaagtCCTCCGCGGAAGAAGAATTGGGCCAGCACTTCGAGCCGATCAACGCCCTGATGAACCGCAAGGTGCTCACCAGCCCCCAGAGCCCCCAGAAGTCGGATTGCCAGCCCAACTCGCCGACCGAGTCCAGCAGCAGCAAGAACGCGCGCATCAGCCAGAGCGCCGGCTCCGCGTCGGCCAAGAGCCCCTCCGACCCCAAGGCGTGCAACTGGAAGAAGTACAAGTTCATTGTGCTCAACTCTCTCAATCAAAGCGCCAAGCAGGATGGCCCTGACCAGAATGAGGCGGGGAGCCTCTCTCCGCGTTCGTACATGCCCTCCCTGACTTGCCAGCAGTCCATGGAACCGGAGAGCCTAGACGTGCAGTCTCCCACCAAAATCAGCATGAACGGAGAGGATTCCACGATTCCCCAAGCGAGCAGGCTGAACAGCATCGTGAACAGGTCAGTGGAGGTTCTAAAATGCCGAGCTAGGACGAGGGGCCGGGGCGTGTGTGTTAAGTGTTTTCGTTGCTTACAGCCTACTGCAacctgatgatgatgaagaagagagaatttggatttgtatctcccctttgtctcctgtaaggaagaagaagaagaagactttggatttatatcccccctttctctcctgcaggagactcaaaggcgctgacaatctccttgcccttcccccctcacaacaaacaccctgtgaggtgggtggggctgagagagctccgagaagctgtgactcgcccaaggtcacccagctggcgtgtgtgggagtgcccaggctaatctgaattccccagataagcctccacagctcaggcggcagagtggagaatcaaacccggttcctccagattagatacccgagctcttaacctcctacgccactacgccacaaaGGGGcccacaatctcctttccttccccacttaTCTAGGGGCATGGCTTCCTATATTGAGTCACGccatctcacgttgggtcttcTTTATTTCCCAATATGTTCAACtttgtgcactctgacacatgccagctggggcaagtcacagttctttggagctctcttagccatGCCTactgcacagggtgtttgttggggggggggagggagggaaaggagattgtaagcctctttgagtctccttacaggagagaaaaggggaatataaatccaaactcctcttcctcctcctcctcctccttcttcctcttcttcttcttcctcttcttcttcttcttcttcttcttcttcttcttcttcttcttcttcttcttcttcttcttcttcttcttcttcttcttcttcttcgttttaaATCCCAATTTGCATTTGCAATTAGAATTTCTGGTGTCGGTCCCTGAATTCTAAATCCAAATTTTGGAAGAGTGGCTGAGATCCATGAGGAACGCTCGGTTCCTTTGCATAAGATGAGGCTGCTCAAATATTCCAAGGCACGAGTCCCCTCTTCCCCTTGGCGCCTGAAGCCTGAGTAGCTGCACCCCATTCAGATTCCAAAATGTAGGCTTAAAATTCAGAAggcttttgggtttttgtttgtcATCCAGCTGTTTTGGTTTGAaaaagagaactgtgagtagatGACTCTTTTGttgttgagcagcagtggcgtagcggttaagagcaggtgcattctaatctggaggaaccgggtttgattccccgctctgccgcctgagctgtggaggcttctctggggaattcagattagcctgggcactcccacacacgccagctgggtgaccttgggctagtcacagcttctcggagctctctcagccccacccacctcacagggtgtttgttgtgaggggggaagggcaaggagattgtcagcccctttgagtctcctacagcagagaaaggggggatataaatccaaactcttcttcttcttcttgagcatCAGAGGCAGTATCAGTTACTGGGCCGAATCCTACAAATGGAAGCAGGATTATtgcggtgggtgggggtggggtgttcttctgtctcttccctcctgctacaagacaccccccccccccggttccccAGAGACGCTTCTGAAAATCTGCAgaaccacctgcctcacaaggtgtctgttgtggggagagaaaggaacaggagtttgtcagccaccttgagtctccttacaggagaaaagggtggggtataaatctaaactcttcttcatcatcatcatcttctctccccaaactcctctccccaaacccctccagcagtggcataggaggttaagtggcgtaggaggttaagagctcgcatatctaatctggaggaaccgggtttgattccccgctcttccgcctgagctgtggaggcttatctggggaatttggattagcctgtgcgctcccacacacgccagctgggtgaccttgggctagtcacagcttctcggagctctctcagccccatctacctcccagggtgtttgttgtgaggggggaagggcaaggagattgtaagcccctttgagtctcctgcaggagagaaaggggggatataaatccaaacaccaccaccaccacctcctcctcctcctcctcttcttcttcttctcaggctccacgtccaaaatctccaggaatttcccagcctggagctgacccccccccccccggccgccaaTCCTGTTTGTAAATTACAAGTCTGTTTGCTGACATGTAACGTCACGATTGTCAAACGGTGTCTCTTCGTTGCACAGATCCTTGGACGGATCCCCACAGAGCATGGAGGGCCAGTCCCCGGTGTACCTGCACTCATCCAAGTGCAGCTCTTGCGGTTCGCAGTCGCCCCAGCGTTCAGAGATGTGCCTTCATACCCCCGGCTCAAACTTCGGAGAAGAGATGGGGGAAACGCAGTCCGAATACTCGGATTCCAGTTGTGGTGAGTCTTTCGGTCACTCTCCGCCGTTCTTCCCTCGTGCTCCGTTGCAAACATCTTCATTCCTCTTCCACAGTTCCTGTCCTTCCTTTCAGTAGGGAGGCTGGCAATGAGCCAagcttgggtttgtttgtttattgatgatcttgttttattccatttttatcccgccctatcccaaaaggctCAGGCCGGGTTGAGACACAATGCGCAGTGGAGTCCGTGTCTTCGAACCACCTCCCATTTCACGTAGAGACCGTGCTAATGGTTTCCATTTGTTTCAGCTCTTGTTTTCAATTTCTGCCATCCCAAACCTATTATACTTTCCACTggattatttaattatttggggtgctgtgtggtttccaggctgtatggctgtgttctagcagcattctctatttagtttatttagttatttagttatattTAGTTATATTTagttatttgtttgcttatttatttatttctggcaTTTATATCCTGTCATATCTCCAAAGAGTCAAGGTGGCTCGcagtaaaacatacataataaatacaataaatatcataaatattgtttagttatttagttatatttagttatttgtttgcttatttatttatttctggcaTTTATATCCCGTCATATCTCCAAAGAGTCAAGGTGGCTCGcagtaaaacatacataataaatacaataaatatcataaatattgtttagttatttagttatatttagttatttgtttgcttatttatttatttctggcaTTTATATCCCGTCATATCTCCAAAGAGTCAAGGTGGCTCGcagtaaaacatacataataaatataataaatatcatgaatatctaaaacatttaaaacatcaaaattaTATAAGTTTTAAAACCAAATACAGATagtgtaaaaaaacccaaaatgggaGCACCACAGAAACAGGTTATTCTGTCGACTGTGTTGACTCGCTCTGTGTGACCTGACTTGAGTCTCAATAAGAAAAGGCAAACTGTAGTTGACATGAATAAATCAGTAACTGTGGCTCTTCTCGGCCAGACTCTGAAACTCTCGCCTAAAAATATCAAGCGTCCATTTTATCCCTGGGTTCTGATCTCTGCAGGGCTCTCCCCCAAATGTTCAAATCCAGATGTCTCAGGTGGCATACCTATTGTTTCTCGCGGGAACCCAAAATTTCAAGGTTGAATGTGCAAATTCCAGAGCTGGAgttctagggggaaaaaaactcttgGACATTTTAGAATCGGACTGAAAATTTCATATTGTGATTTCGCACATTGTCTTGCTGCTTTCTAGCCAGGAGGGCAGTGCTGCTGCCCATCCTGGTAGATCACAGGGTGCTTTACAAACGGTGCTTCTGCGACTCACCGCCACGGCTGTCTGGTTTACCGCTTGCCCCGGGGCCATCGCTTTAATTTTGTTGGGTGCTAGTTTGGAGGGTTTGCTTGGGATCCCAGCTTAGGATCCTCCTCCTGGCCCCGAGAAGTGGCTCACGTGACCTTTCCGTTTGTTTCTGGGCTTGCTCATCTCACGCCCTCgttccctcttcccctctctgTCTCTTGACAGAAAACGGAACCTTTTTCTGCAACGAGTGCCACTGCCGGTTTTCCGAAGAGGCTTCTCTCAAGAGGCACGCCCTCCAAATGCACAGCGACAAACCCTACAAGTGTGACCGGTGTCAGGCCTCCTTCCGCTACAAGGGGAACCTAGCCAGCCATAAAACCGTCCACACAGGTATGGCCGCCTGGGAAAGCCACTTCAGACTGGCCTGTCAAGACGGGCTGTGGACCAGGAAGCGGTGTATGGCCAGGGacgtgtccctgcattgcagggggttggacttgatggcccttggggtctcttcctactctgtgattctatgcttCTTTGAAACAGAGGGCCTATCCGGGGTTTGGATCTACGGGCCTCTGTTTTCCCATCTAAATTTGGAATTGTGATGCAGAGAGCTCTCAGAAGATCCACCTTCTACCAAAATGAGACAAATAACTTTGCCAGTCCCATTCTCTGTCCCCATCTCAAACTTTCTTGGAGGCGGGGGGAAGGTTCTGAGGACCAAGAGCACGTGTTCACATGCCCACCTTTCCTTGTTCAGTTGATTCAAGGACTTTGGGTATTCAGATGAGAGCAGAGGTGGATGGTTCAGCTGGCCATTCCTGAGAGGGTTCACAAAGTGTATTGAAATGCCCTCTCCACAGGGCTAAGAATAGCCCCGCATCTGCTCATGGAGGGGAAGCTGAATCATGTTCCCACCTCTGGAAGTTTCCCCCCCGTTTTTGTGAAGCACTCTGTGATCTACGGCAATGACAAAGTCTCAAGTATCTAGTATTGCCTGGTCAAATGACCAGGTATGAATCAAGAAGTCCCTCCTCTGGCCACAACCTTCATTTCAGCCACCAACTCTCTGGGAGGCTTGTGGTAATACGCTTTCTCTCAATCCTGATAGTTTACAGTAGTTGTAAGGGTTATGGGCCCAGgctagaagagaagaagtttggatttataccctgcttttctcaaacttAAGGAGTCTTAgattggcttacaaactcttcccctccccacaacaagagACCTTgcgaagtaggtagggctgagagagtttggagagaactgtgactggcctaaggtaaCTCAGTAgtcttcacatggaggagtggagaaacaaatccagttcaccagattgagtccaccacccatgtggaggagtggggaatcaagcctgattctctagattagagtacaccatgctggctctctctctagcccaatctcatcagatctcagaagctaaacagggttggatGGGTGGCCACTGAGTACTTGAATGTGGTGGCCACTGAGGATGttcagggttgctttgcagaggcagacaatggcaaaccagctctgctagtctcttgtcttgaGGACCTTACTCGcatgccataagttggctgtgactcaaTGGAAATTTCCATCACCATCAGGGTTAAAGAAAGAATGTGCATGAAGAAGGCTTTTAAGTCCTGAGCAGAACATTATAAAAGTCCTGTATTGTTAGATAGTAATTTAAAAGTGTCCAGCACACATAGGCAATAGAAAGACAAGTAAGGGGTGTTGGAGAACTGCCAATAAATAAGCTAGATTTTATGCAACTCCTGCAGTTTTCCTTTAAGCTGGACTTGTGTATGCATACATGAAAGATAGATATTTCCCCACATTGTATAAGGGGGAGAACATTGGACTTATAAGAAAAGGATAACCGGAAAGGAAGGGGTGCACAGAAATTTGGGAGACAGTTGGTAACAAATAAGCATAGTGAGGATCCTTCTGAGCTCAAAGAAAGTCCAAATGCTTGAGAACTAGAACCTTGgtatgactttttttttaaaaaagcaaatggtgGGTTACGTATGACCCACAAATTCTGTCTAAAACATTCTGTTCCTAAATCTTTGTTGAGCAGAGGACGGAGGTGAAATCAGGGCACGTGTCCTATAAGGGCAACGGTGATAATTTTGTGTTGGTCTGTAACTCGTTGCTAAAATACCAAAATACGCGATACTTGGGCTTTGAGCTTTTGTGGAGATCCATTTCATAGGAGATCGTACTAAGCAGGCTCTGCTTTGTTTGTCACGGCAGGTGAGAAACCTTATCGCTGCGGCATTTGTGGGGCCCAGTTCAACCGGCCAGCCAATTTGAAGACTCACACACGGATCCACTCTGGAGAGAAGCCGTACAAATGCGAGACATGCGGTGCCAGATTCGTCCAGGTTTGTGTAGATAGGTTTTATACCCTGGAGAGGTGGATAAGGACTTTTGGTAAACATCCACCTTTCCAGATATGTCTGCTGAATCTGACTAGTAGGACTTCTGCTCTGCATGTAGGAAATTCATATCTTCCTACCTTCAGTTAAAAGTACCTCAAATTGAGGAACTGGGAAAGGGCCCATCTTTGCTGGATACCTCAGACAGCTGTGACCAGTAGGAATAAACTGTGCTAGATAAGATATCTTTCTCACCACACAGTGATGTCTTCCATGGAAAAGACTGACTCTCCATAGTAGAATTGTTTGTATGGCTCCTTGAATGTTTGTGCTGTGGAAATTCTGTATTATTAATCTTCATGAAATTACTTCTGATTCAGCACGCCAATCATATTGTTATAAGAAGCCCACTCTAGAGTTCAGGACAACTGCAGGAAAGGGATTTCTGTACAACACCATGCCCGTGCATTTATCTTCTAGTCTGGGCCCATAACCCTTACAACTACTCCTTGCCACTAGATGGACTGATGGCCACCAGTTCAAGTGGCTTGAAAGGGGCATTAGATGGAGATGGTCTGTTAGCACTAATGGTATCTTGGGAGGGAATATGCCAGTTGATGGTGTCAGGGCCAGCAGAATAGGAGGTCTGTTGCCTAGCTAAGGGGTTTCTCAGAAGAGTCTGTCTGATCACTGTGAGAAACTGAGGGGCACGGCTCATaaaatcacagagctggaagagaccactaaggccacccagtccaaccccctacctaGCAGGAAGACACcgtcaaagcacccttgacagatggccatttaaCCTCTGTTTAaatgcctccaaagaaggagactccaccaccctccgaggcatcTCATTCCAtggttgaacagcccttaccatcaagaagttcttcctaatgttttaagtggaatctcttttcctgcaccttgaacccatgactccttgttctagtccctggagcagcagaaaacaagctttctccttcttcgtcatgacatcccttccaatatttcaacatggctgtcatgtcaccccttaatcttctcttcagcagtggcgtagtggctaagaggagtggctaagagcaggtgcactcttatctggaggaaccgggtttgattcccagctctgccgcttgagttgtggaggcttatctgaggaattcagattagcctgtacactcccacacacgccagctgggtgaccttgggctaatcacagcttctcggagctctctcagccccacccacctcacagggtgtttgttgtgaggggggaagggcgaggagattgtaagcccctttgagtctcctacaggagagaaaggggggatataaatccaaactcttcttcttcttcttcatggtctgAACCAGTACAGATCTTCTTGGGTCTTGCTGAAACGAGAGCTCATGCACTTGGATGCCTGAAGCTGCCATATGCCGAACCAGACTTGGATGGGTCCCTCTCAGTTAGAGAGGACCGGTCCCAACTTTTTGACAGCCTGTACCTGACAGCCCCTTTTCTCTGCCAGGTGGCACACCTCCGCGCTCACGTGTTGATC
Protein-coding regions in this window:
- the BCL6 gene encoding B-cell lymphoma 6 protein: MEKVPSSPSSATTPFATLFFTSAMEFEWLVSQLLDESPGKSLTFLACSYPPSGLFYSIFTDQLKCNLNIINLDPEVNPEGFGILLEFMYTSRLNLRESNIVAVMTTALYLQMEHVVDTCRRLLSSSEAEMMSAMKTPRDEFLPNRMLSHPEMMAYRTRDMPENGMPLRNGPICDGRAFATSLYSSLSGSPLSYTGYGPMPVNGYLFSDEELRESRMPLGSDVSRANLFSRERAPPCNISRAGAPEYTRAITDVSPNMCRATVYSPKEATAEDVKSDPHYSPGPKPATPLARNNPYFDKVGKEEEKSSAEEELGQHFEPINALMNRKVLTSPQSPQKSDCQPNSPTESSSSKNARISQSAGSASAKSPSDPKACNWKKYKFIVLNSLNQSAKQDGPDQNEAGSLSPRSYMPSLTCQQSMEPESLDVQSPTKISMNGEDSTIPQASRLNSIVNRSLDGSPQSMEGQSPVYLHSSKCSSCGSQSPQRSEMCLHTPGSNFGEEMGETQSEYSDSSCENGTFFCNECHCRFSEEASLKRHALQMHSDKPYKCDRCQASFRYKGNLASHKTVHTGEKPYRCGICGAQFNRPANLKTHTRIHSGEKPYKCETCGARFVQVAHLRAHVLIHTGEKPYPCEICGTRFRHLQTLKSHLRIHTGEKPYHCEKCNLHFRHKSQLRLHLRQKHGAITNTKVQYRVSTAEVPPELPKAC